In Nerophis lumbriciformis linkage group LG12, RoL_Nlum_v2.1, whole genome shotgun sequence, a single genomic region encodes these proteins:
- the polr3d gene encoding DNA-directed RNA polymerase III subunit RPC4, with amino-acid sequence MADSGAGDPSGHHMLPPGASARGQMMGRRTPATISAGRLPTMRSRDLTLGGVKKKTFTPNIIGRKVREDTKDEGTPRRDKDSTRGRGSRDRGRGRGRGRGFPDTIQSHSIFEQGPTEAAVKRIAGYQSEREAPSMGLSPIINIKKEKRETEEETKEILRKLDRDDFIDDHLLRGEQTSCPVQLPLAVSGWSFKEESSAPRVKIEKMDEDDPMEPAVQIKEEQEEVEIKKTEATYKLPPLPEPEVLQDLLHKWSLSKNEELFFMQLPDSLPGQPPTKEYKPIKTEVQSEDGQSVLLKTESEEEQVDDNSCNLKDLRDGLVGKMLVRKSGRVQLIMGQVSLDVSLGASCAFFQELVSVSTEGRTGDLTVLGNVKHKIVCSPDFESLLESR; translated from the exons ATGGCTGATTCAGGTGCAGGGGATCCCAGTGGTCATCACATGCTCCCCCCTGGAGCAAGTGCCAGGGGTCAAATGATGGGCCGTCGAACACCTGCTACTATCTCTGCTGGCCGCCTCCCTACAATGCGTTCTAGAGACCTCACCTTGGGGGGAGTAAAAAAG AAAACATTCACACCCAACATCATTGGCCGTAAAGTTAGAGAAGA CACTAAGGATGAGGGCACGCCAAGGAGGGACAAGGATTCAACCCGAGGCAGAGGTTCAAGAGATAGAGGCAGGGGTCGGGGTCGTGGACGGGGTTTCCCTGACACCATCCAGTCCCATTCTATTTTTGAGCAGGGCCCTACAGAAGCGGCCGTAAAAAGAATAG CCGGTTATCAAAGTGAAAGAGAAGCCCCAAGTATGGGACTCTCACCCATCATCAATATCAAAAAAGAGAAGAGAGAAACCGAGGAAGAGACCAAAGAGATCTTGCGCAAACTGGATCGAGACGAC TTTATAGATGATCATTTATTGAGGGGTGAACAGACGAGCTGCCCGGTTCAGCTTCCTCTTGCTGTGTCAGGATGGAGTTTCAAGGAAGAATCGAGTGCCCCTCGTGTTAAAATTGAGAAGATGGATGAAGACGATCCCATGGAGCCTGCAGTACAAA TAAAGGAGGAGCAAGAGGAAGTAGAAATAAAGAAGACAGAGGCCACTTATAAGCTTCCTCCGCTGCCGGAGCCTGAGGTTCTACAAGACCTGCTCCACAAGTGGAGTCTGAGCAAAAATGAGGAGCTGTTCTTCATGCAGCTGCCCGACTCACTGCCTGGCCAGCCACCCACCAAGGAGTACAAGCCTATAAAAACGGAAGTGCAGTCTGAGGATGGACAGTCTGTTCTACTAAAAACAGAGTCTGAG GAGGAGCAAGTCGATGATAATAGTTGTAATTTGAAAGACCTACGAGATGGTCTTGTTGGGAAGATGCTGGTGCGGAAGTCTGGCCGAGTGCAGCTCATAATGGGACAAGTCTCATTGGACGTGTCCCTCGGAGCATCATGCGCTTTCTTTCAG GAACTTGTCTCTGTTAGTACGGAGGGACGAACAGGAGACTTGACCGTGTTAGGTAATGTTAAACACAAAATAGTTTGCTCCCCAGACTTTGAATCTCTGCTGGAGAGCAGATGA